Proteins encoded by one window of Candidatus Omnitrophota bacterium:
- a CDS encoding radical SAM protein — protein sequence MKIALLRLPLGKGITGVEPGGYVTSMLYFQWLTRYPPMGLLYYASLLKKAGHTVRVIDSEMNGSSLRKISRTIKEFGPQVVCSSINVFSPASEFSALKKLKDAFKFTLICRGHFPRIYPEETIQNSHVDFALTGKGLFSIPLLVNAIEQKKDTGNIPGIIYKQGRQIIRTAEEPLVDLNALPFPARELIDNRIYTTALTTADRFTTVIGSLGCPYQCTYCQEKNTPYQTRDVNNIVAEIVECKRKFGINELFFLDPIFTVDRARTMDFCAKLNKSGVRMKWVMRTRADLVDEEMLSLLAGSGCVKIHYGIESGNQRILDGLNRQITLGKVKETVKLTAKKHIAVFGYFMIGNTGETVESIQDTIAFARSLPLNFAQFMKVAPIHYTDVHKRSLDKFKSDIWLEHYKGIPGSADKWKPQDTGLSTKELNAWIRRAYRGFYLRPGYLWRMLTFRYTPFYIIRQLKIAALLLRLRIAGR from the coding sequence ATGAAGATAGCGCTCTTACGATTACCTCTGGGCAAAGGCATAACCGGCGTAGAACCCGGCGGATACGTCACCTCTATGCTTTATTTTCAATGGCTGACCAGGTATCCTCCGATGGGCCTGCTTTATTATGCTTCCCTGTTAAAAAAAGCCGGCCATACGGTCCGGGTTATCGACAGCGAGATGAATGGTTCCAGCCTCAGAAAAATCTCCCGCACTATTAAAGAATTCGGGCCTCAGGTAGTCTGCTCCTCGATCAATGTATTCTCACCCGCTTCTGAATTTTCGGCCCTCAAAAAGCTCAAGGACGCGTTCAAATTCACCCTTATTTGCCGGGGCCATTTCCCGCGGATTTATCCGGAAGAGACCATACAGAACAGCCATGTTGACTTCGCGTTAACAGGCAAAGGCCTGTTTTCCATCCCTTTACTGGTCAATGCGATCGAACAAAAAAAAGACACCGGCAATATCCCCGGAATTATTTACAAACAGGGGCGACAGATCATCAGGACCGCCGAAGAGCCGCTGGTGGACCTGAACGCCCTGCCATTCCCCGCCAGGGAATTGATCGATAACAGGATCTACACCACCGCCTTGACCACCGCAGACAGATTTACGACCGTCATCGGCAGTCTCGGCTGCCCGTACCAGTGCACCTATTGCCAGGAAAAAAACACACCCTACCAAACCAGGGATGTGAACAATATCGTCGCCGAGATCGTCGAATGCAAGCGAAAATTCGGCATAAACGAGCTTTTCTTTTTAGACCCTATTTTCACGGTTGACCGCGCCAGGACAATGGACTTTTGCGCGAAGCTCAATAAAAGCGGGGTCAGGATGAAATGGGTTATGCGCACGCGGGCCGACCTGGTAGACGAAGAGATGTTATCGCTTTTGGCCGGGTCCGGATGCGTTAAGATACACTACGGGATCGAATCCGGCAACCAGCGGATACTTGACGGCCTTAACCGGCAGATCACTCTCGGGAAGGTCAAAGAAACGGTAAAGCTGACCGCGAAAAAACATATTGCCGTATTCGGTTATTTCATGATCGGCAATACCGGGGAAACCGTCGAGAGCATACAAGACACTATCGCCTTTGCCAGAAGCCTCCCCCTTAATTTCGCCCAATTCATGAAGGTCGCGCCCATCCACTATACGGATGTCCACAAAAGATCGCTGGATAAATTCAAATCGGATATCTGGCTGGAGCATTACAAAGGCATCCCCGGCTCCGCCGACAAGTGGAAACCGCAGGATACCGGTCTTTCAACAAAAGAATTGAATGCCTGGATAAGAAGGGCGTACCGCGGTTTCTATCTTCGTCCGGGATACCTCTGGCGCATGCTCACCTTCCGCTATACCCCATTTTATATTATACGGCAATTGAAGATCGCCGCACTACTCCTCAGGCTGCGAATAGCGGGAAGATAA
- a CDS encoding radical SAM protein: MPNADLSLTIKRFKHALILFLKYSTLKKFLNLVRSECQRRAKAVALTCRAYCIKIEPTNICDSGCEYCPHAASPEPRGKMRLADFKAIIDKNKDFAYLAIMQYSGEPLLNEDIYEMIGYAHSAKVATYMSTNLQHLKASDAVKLVSSGLDLLTVSIDGVSDDTYNRYRKSGKLSVVLDNIRSLAQAKKALRSAWPIINLQYLVMGHNEHQAGEAGKLARTLGVDSFELKPVGVTCDMLRLLPKDPRYVRRVYKKNAGPRQPCWWLWSAIVVLWDGRVIPCCSPFYKPFDKSVSGNMIRQTPDEIRNSQAFRQLRQTYPSKNCSDCLIPYGSVLNQTL, translated from the coding sequence ATGCCTAACGCCGATCTGTCCCTCACTATAAAAAGATTCAAACACGCGCTTATCCTTTTCCTCAAATATTCCACACTAAAGAAGTTCCTGAACCTGGTCCGGTCGGAGTGCCAGCGCAGGGCCAAAGCCGTTGCCCTTACCTGCCGGGCGTATTGCATTAAGATCGAACCCACAAATATATGCGATTCCGGATGCGAGTATTGCCCGCACGCCGCTTCGCCGGAGCCGCGCGGTAAAATGCGCTTGGCCGATTTCAAGGCGATCATTGACAAAAACAAGGATTTCGCGTATTTGGCTATAATGCAGTATTCCGGAGAGCCGTTATTGAACGAGGATATCTATGAGATGATCGGGTACGCGCATTCCGCTAAGGTGGCGACCTATATGAGCACGAATCTCCAGCATCTTAAGGCCTCAGACGCCGTGAAGCTCGTATCCAGCGGACTTGATCTGCTGACCGTGTCTATCGACGGGGTAAGCGATGATACCTATAATCGCTACCGCAAAAGCGGCAAATTAAGCGTTGTCCTGGATAATATCCGCAGCCTCGCGCAGGCAAAGAAGGCATTGCGTTCAGCCTGGCCGATCATCAATCTGCAATATCTGGTTATGGGGCATAATGAGCACCAGGCCGGCGAGGCGGGGAAATTGGCCCGCACCCTCGGGGTTGACAGCTTTGAATTAAAACCGGTAGGCGTGACCTGCGATATGCTGCGGCTTTTGCCCAAGGACCCGCGATATGTGCGCAGGGTGTATAAAAAGAACGCGGGGCCCAGGCAGCCCTGCTGGTGGCTTTGGTCGGCAATTGTCGTCCTCTGGGACGGAAGAGTTATTCCTTGCTGCAGCCCTTTTTACAAGCCTTTTGACAAAAGCGTTTCAGGCAATATGATCCGCCAAACGCCCGATGAAATCAGGAATTCGCAGGCCTTCCGGCAATTGCGCCAGACATATCCTTCCAAAAACTGCAGTGATTGCCTTATCCCGTACGGGAGCGTTTTAAATCAGACCTTATGA
- a CDS encoding B12-binding domain-containing radical SAM protein: MRVCLIAPPAIRLRYNISGIYPLPPLGLAYIAGTLEKNGFQVEIVDMPALKMDFAGLEKHLAAKDPFKVYGLSCNAFNLKNGLFLARLIKRINPDAKVVIGGRCGGLPAEKIFQYGRDFDVIVKGEGENSMLELCRYFRGAGASAGLAGIKGISFRQNGSVITNDPAPYADLDSLPLPARHLLPDKCYRMHPPFGIFPPVTLMETSRGCVYNCSFCGLSSPVRERSTGHIIAEIECLMKNYGIKEIHFVDPTFTYNQPRIEELCGRISDKGLKFAWTCKTRVDCVSERLLQGMAGAGCYMISYGVESGSQNILDSLKKSITLENTISAFKWTRHAGIRTIAYTIIGYPHERDEEVQNTIDLVNRLDPDFVLYNEFFLVPGSNMEMEYMRENNIDFDDLIEFYSRSPRHTAIDRYRVTKQLKRANRSFYSRPSYLLSRLARIKNPNDLKVMFKGVFHMLIDKIRTKEVI; encoded by the coding sequence ATGAGAGTCTGCCTTATCGCGCCGCCCGCCATCCGTCTGCGTTATAATATCAGCGGGATATATCCGCTGCCCCCTTTGGGACTGGCCTATATCGCCGGGACATTGGAAAAGAACGGTTTTCAGGTCGAGATCGTCGATATGCCGGCTTTGAAGATGGATTTTGCCGGATTGGAAAAACATCTGGCCGCTAAAGACCCGTTTAAGGTGTACGGCCTCAGCTGCAACGCGTTTAACTTGAAAAATGGTTTATTCCTCGCTCGTCTGATCAAACGGATCAACCCGGACGCTAAGGTTGTTATCGGCGGGCGCTGCGGCGGGTTGCCCGCGGAGAAGATCTTTCAGTATGGCCGGGATTTCGATGTGATCGTCAAAGGGGAGGGTGAGAACAGCATGCTGGAGTTGTGCCGCTATTTCCGCGGCGCCGGCGCTTCGGCAGGGCTCGCCGGGATAAAGGGCATTTCGTTCCGGCAAAATGGAAGCGTAATTACTAATGATCCGGCGCCTTACGCTGACCTGGACTCATTGCCTTTGCCCGCCAGGCATCTTTTGCCGGATAAATGTTACCGGATGCATCCGCCGTTCGGAATATTCCCCCCGGTAACCTTGATGGAAACAAGCCGCGGCTGCGTTTATAACTGCAGTTTTTGCGGGCTTTCGTCGCCAGTCAGGGAACGCTCAACCGGGCATATTATCGCTGAGATTGAATGCCTGATGAAGAACTACGGCATAAAAGAGATCCATTTTGTCGATCCCACGTTCACTTATAATCAGCCGCGGATAGAGGAATTGTGCGGGCGCATATCAGACAAGGGCCTGAAGTTCGCCTGGACCTGCAAGACCAGGGTTGATTGCGTGTCAGAGCGGTTGTTGCAGGGGATGGCCGGGGCCGGCTGTTATATGATATCGTACGGCGTGGAATCGGGGAGCCAGAATATACTCGACAGCCTGAAAAAATCCATCACCCTGGAAAATACCATAAGTGCGTTCAAATGGACGCGGCATGCCGGTATCCGGACCATCGCCTATACTATTATCGGCTACCCGCATGAGCGGGATGAGGAGGTTCAAAACACGATAGACCTGGTCAATCGCCTGGATCCCGATTTTGTCCTGTATAATGAGTTTTTTCTCGTTCCCGGTTCCAATATGGAAATGGAATATATGCGGGAAAACAATATCGATTTTGACGACCTGATCGAGTTTTATTCGCGATCACCCCGGCATACGGCTATTGACCGCTACCGGGTAACAAAGCAATTGAAGAGGGCGAATAGATCGTTCTACTCAAGGCCGTCATATCTTCTTTCCCGGCTGGCCCGGATAAAGAATCCCAATGACCTGAAGGTGATGTTTAAAGGCGTATTCCATATGCTGATCGATAAGATCAGGACCAAAGAGGTAATTTAA
- a CDS encoding B12-binding domain-containing radical SAM protein, whose product MKVMLIVPDSDPFATNKACRAGLAPILPIGLAYIAAELEKNNIAVVVEDQFASKISNEALIAKIRKEDPQLVGFSCLTASMGNVRVLVEQIRKVKKDISIILGNIHASVFGEQLIRNGVGDIVVEGEGEYKTRDVALAIRDNTPLRDIKGIIFKEGNTVYRNPPAELIPDLDGLPYPAWHLFDMSYYRRYPMLGMYGDTVIPVQASRGCPYQCFFCSQDKMYARPRYRRTRIVIDEIEYLHAKYGAGYFVFGDAFFPFSISQGYEFCEELIKRGLHKKIQWFAETRVDLVNRELLLLMKKAGLRLLMYGFEVGNQKVLDSLGKNTTLEQARNAMKYTKEAGVYCLGLFMLGMPGETKATCEETIRFAKELDCDIIKFNIAVPLPGSRFFDDYSREHKDILTEVVSVERKFTSWTDWTADSGRDIYAPEGMTGKELIRLQRKAMFSFYMRPRIILRHLLRSSFSFKDLCFGGYFLFRQKLQSLGEDLRSRFA is encoded by the coding sequence ATGAAGGTAATGCTGATCGTTCCGGATTCGGACCCCTTTGCCACGAATAAGGCCTGCCGCGCCGGGCTGGCGCCCATATTGCCTATCGGCCTGGCGTATATCGCCGCCGAACTGGAAAAGAATAATATTGCTGTCGTGGTCGAGGATCAGTTCGCCAGCAAGATATCCAACGAGGCCTTGATCGCTAAGATCAGAAAGGAAGATCCCCAGCTGGTCGGGTTTTCCTGTCTTACCGCGTCAATGGGCAACGTCCGCGTTTTGGTTGAACAGATCAGGAAGGTAAAGAAAGATATAAGTATCATCCTGGGGAATATCCACGCCTCGGTGTTCGGGGAGCAGCTTATCCGCAACGGGGTCGGCGACATCGTCGTAGAGGGGGAAGGCGAATATAAGACCAGGGACGTGGCGCTGGCGATCCGGGATAATACCCCGCTGCGCGATATAAAAGGGATAATTTTCAAGGAAGGCAATACGGTTTACCGTAATCCTCCCGCGGAATTGATCCCGGACCTTGACGGGCTGCCCTATCCCGCCTGGCATTTGTTCGATATGAGTTATTACCGCCGATACCCGATGCTGGGGATGTACGGGGACACGGTGATCCCGGTGCAGGCCTCCCGGGGATGCCCGTACCAGTGTTTTTTTTGTTCCCAGGATAAAATGTATGCCCGTCCGCGGTATCGCAGGACCCGGATTGTTATTGATGAGATCGAATATCTGCACGCGAAGTACGGGGCCGGGTATTTTGTTTTCGGGGACGCCTTTTTCCCGTTCTCCATCAGCCAAGGCTATGAGTTCTGCGAAGAGCTTATAAAAAGAGGCTTGCATAAGAAGATCCAATGGTTCGCGGAGACCCGGGTCGATCTGGTTAACCGGGAACTGCTGTTGTTGATGAAAAAAGCCGGCCTGCGCCTGCTGATGTACGGTTTTGAAGTGGGCAACCAAAAGGTCCTGGATTCCCTGGGGAAGAACACTACCCTGGAGCAGGCCCGCAACGCCATGAAATACACCAAAGAGGCGGGGGTTTATTGCCTGGGGCTGTTCATGCTCGGGATGCCCGGCGAAACAAAAGCCACCTGCGAAGAAACCATTCGTTTTGCCAAGGAGTTGGACTGCGATATCATTAAATTCAATATAGCCGTGCCTTTGCCCGGTTCCCGCTTTTTCGACGATTACAGCCGCGAACATAAGGACATTCTGACCGAGGTGGTTTCGGTGGAGCGGAAGTTTACCAGCTGGACCGATTGGACCGCGGATTCCGGCAGGGACATTTACGCGCCTGAGGGGATGACCGGAAAGGAATTGATCCGCCTGCAGCGCAAAGCGATGTTCTCGTTCTATATGCGGCCGCGGATAATTCTGCGGCATCTGTTGCGCAGTTCGTTTTCTTTTAAGGACCTTTGTTTCGGGGGGTATTTCCTGTTCAGACAGAAATTACAGAGCCTGGGAGAGGATCTTAGGTCGAGGTTCGCATGA
- a CDS encoding methyltransferase domain-containing protein — MMLKQMKENIDIFLCPACRGDLTLSGEDIKCLKCRNKYTVEDGIPLFFLPSDTDGRKREILRKVKSFYEETPFPNYEKYENIDALFRKAKLGVFARLMDAQIPYNDRVLDVGCGTGQLSNFLGLSNRPVFGTDMCLNPLKLGQKFKINNNIRGTGFYQMNLFRPIFKEESFPLVICNGVLHHTADPFRGFEIISGLVKKGGYILVGLYNAYGRINADIRRGIFNISGGRFLLSDNWHNAAGVSDVRKLAWLRDQYMNPHESKHTIGEVLRWFDNTGFDFINSIPKPKAFDIFSQTEKLFEPNAPGDLLDRFLIQARMAFTGNRDGGLFIMIGKKRAL; from the coding sequence ATGATGTTAAAACAGATGAAGGAGAACATCGATATTTTTTTATGCCCCGCCTGCCGCGGCGATCTAACGCTGTCCGGAGAAGATATCAAGTGCCTGAAATGCCGGAATAAATATACTGTCGAGGATGGCATCCCGCTTTTTTTCTTGCCGTCCGATACGGATGGCCGTAAAAGGGAAATTTTGCGCAAAGTAAAGTCCTTTTACGAAGAAACACCCTTCCCTAATTATGAAAAATACGAAAATATAGACGCTTTATTCCGGAAAGCAAAACTTGGGGTTTTTGCCCGTTTAATGGACGCTCAGATACCGTATAATGACAGGGTTCTGGATGTCGGATGCGGAACCGGCCAGCTGAGTAATTTCCTGGGTTTGTCCAACCGTCCGGTTTTTGGGACAGATATGTGCTTAAATCCGCTAAAGCTGGGACAGAAATTTAAGATAAATAATAATATCCGGGGAACCGGATTTTATCAAATGAACCTTTTCCGGCCTATATTCAAAGAGGAGAGTTTCCCTCTGGTTATCTGTAATGGCGTTCTTCACCATACCGCTGATCCGTTCAGGGGATTTGAGATCATATCCGGGCTTGTTAAAAAGGGCGGTTATATCCTGGTCGGCCTTTATAACGCTTACGGAAGGATAAACGCCGATATCCGCCGGGGCATATTCAATATCTCCGGCGGCCGTTTCCTGCTTTCAGACAACTGGCATAATGCGGCCGGGGTAAGTGATGTCAGGAAGCTCGCCTGGCTCAGGGATCAATATATGAATCCGCATGAATCAAAACATACTATAGGGGAAGTCTTGAGGTGGTTCGATAATACGGGTTTTGATTTCATAAACTCCATACCGAAACCGAAGGCGTTCGATATCTTCTCGCAGACTGAAAAGTTGTTCGAGCCTAATGCCCCGGGCGACCTGTTGGACCGTTTCCTCATCCAGGCGCGGATGGCTTTTACCGGGAACAGGGACGGCGGATTAT